Proteins co-encoded in one Amaranthus tricolor cultivar Red isolate AtriRed21 chromosome 7, ASM2621246v1, whole genome shotgun sequence genomic window:
- the LOC130817880 gene encoding uncharacterized protein LOC130817880: protein MSDMAAKNIAVFSEIKGRRSWVCSVFQAVFVVILIYLIGSVFILPVYRQETPKLELAEHMDLLLGNSCENHCRPLGSESLPQAIVAKNSNLEMRPLWGLPTKSNSSKNLLAMSVGIKQKKLVNEMVSKFLSNGFSVMLFHYDGNVNEWNEFSWNERVIHISAINQTKWWFAKRFMHPDIVAAYEYVFLWDEDLGVENFNPLRYLSIVKEEGLQISQPALDGNKSEVHHQITARGRRGRIHRRTYKHGECDEDSKAPPCTGWIEVMAPVFSRPAWRCVWYMIQNDCIHAWGLDMYLGYCAQGDRMQNIGVVDAEYVIHYGLPTLGEPAGKKLSHHELDKRIEVRKQSYNEYKVFRRRWDKAAATDECWKNPYPEALYRILPY from the exons ATGTCAGACATGGCTGCGAAGAAT ATTGCTGTATTTTCTGAAATAAAAGGTCGAAGATCATGGGTTTGCAGTGTTTTTCAAGCAGTTTTTGTTGTAATCTTAATCTACTTGATAGGAAGTGTTTTCATTTTACCAGTTTACAGACAG GAAACTCCAAAGTTGGAATTAGCTGAACACATGGATCTATTATTGGGCAATAGTTGTGAG AACCATTGTAGACCTCTTGGAAGTGAATCGCTACCTCAAGCTATAGTCGCAAAGAATTCTAACTTGGAAATGCGACCACTATGGGGCTTACCAACG AAAAGTAACTCCTCGAAGAATTTGCTGGCAATGTCTGTCGGGATAAAGCAAAAAAAGCTAGTTAATGAAATGGTTAGCAAG TTTCTCTCAAATGGTTTTTCCGTTATGCTTTTCCATTATGATGGTAATGTTAATGAATGGAACGAGTTTAGTTGGAATGAACGGGTCATACATATATCTGCAATCAATCAAACCAAATG GTGGTTTGCAAAGCGGTTCATGCACCCAGATATAGTTGCTGcctatgaatatgtttttctcTGGGATGAAGATCTTGGAGTAGAAAATTTTAATCCTTTACG GTATCTGTCTATTGTTAAAGAGGAGGGGCTTCAAATCTCCCAGCCTGCACTTGATGGAAACAAATCAGAGGTGCATCACCAGATTACAGCCCGTGGCAGGAGAGGAAGAATTCACAG GAGAACATACAAGCATGGTGAGTGTGATGAAGACAGTAAAGCTCCTCCATGTACAGG ATGGATAGAAGTCATGGCTCCGGTGTTCTCACGGCCAGCATGGCGTTGTGTATGGTACATGATTCAG AATGACTGTATTCATGCTTGGGGTCTTGACATGTACCTTGGATATTGTGCACAG GGTGATCGGATGCAAAATATTGGGGTTGTAGATGCCGAGTATGTGATCCATTACGGCCTACCTACACTAGGAGAACCGGCAGGAAAGAAG TTGAGCCATCATGAACTTGACAAACGGATCGAA GTGAGGAAACAGTCTTACAACGAGTACAAGGTATTCAGAAGACGATGGGACAAAGCTGCTGCGACGGATGAATGCTGGAAGAATCCATACCCGGAGGCCTTGTATCGGATCTTACCATATTAG